In a genomic window of Desulfuromonadales bacterium:
- the alr gene encoding alanine racemase produces the protein MLGHRPTHVEIDLEALRHNLQQARRQAGPDRKVLAVVKADAYGHGAARVAPALQAAGADCFGVAMVEEGVELRRAGIVRPILVLGGLYSGQEAEVSHHALIPCLFDLEAARRLNAFALAAGRILPYHLKLDTGMGRIGFRPEELPAVLGKLAALKGLVLEGVITHLALADEPDHPFTDEQLRLFRVCMGQVRAAGFAPVYTHLANSAALFSREIPGCNLVRPGIVLYGGLPSECFAGRLDLKPVMSFRTSVAQLKMVPAGTGISYGHRFRASRPTTLATIPVGYADGYSRHLSCQGEVLVRGQRATVAGTVCMDWTLIDVSHIPDVAVGDQVTLLGRDNGNLISADEWAAKVGSISYEVFCQVSKRVPRIYRGEE, from the coding sequence ATGCTCGGCCACCGCCCCACCCACGTCGAAATCGACCTCGAAGCGCTCCGCCACAATCTGCAGCAGGCCCGCCGGCAAGCCGGGCCGGACCGCAAGGTTCTGGCAGTGGTCAAGGCCGATGCCTATGGACACGGCGCCGCCCGGGTCGCTCCGGCGCTGCAGGCGGCAGGAGCCGACTGCTTCGGCGTTGCGATGGTAGAAGAGGGGGTTGAACTGCGCCGGGCCGGTATCGTCCGTCCGATTCTGGTTCTCGGGGGCCTCTATTCCGGTCAGGAGGCAGAGGTCAGCCACCACGCGCTGATCCCCTGCCTGTTCGATCTGGAGGCGGCCCGTCGCCTCAATGCCTTCGCTCTGGCGGCCGGGCGCATTCTCCCCTACCACCTCAAACTCGACACCGGCATGGGCCGGATCGGTTTTCGCCCCGAGGAACTCCCTGCCGTTCTGGGCAAGCTTGCCGCTCTGAAGGGACTTGTCCTGGAGGGGGTGATTACCCATCTGGCCCTCGCCGACGAGCCGGACCACCCTTTCACCGACGAGCAGTTACGCCTCTTCCGCGTTTGCATGGGGCAGGTCCGCGCCGCCGGTTTCGCCCCCGTCTACACCCACCTGGCCAACAGCGCCGCCCTCTTTTCGCGGGAAATCCCCGGATGCAATCTGGTGCGTCCCGGCATCGTTCTTTACGGCGGCCTTCCCTCGGAGTGTTTCGCGGGGCGCCTGGACCTCAAGCCGGTGATGAGCTTTCGTACCAGCGTGGCCCAGCTCAAGATGGTTCCGGCCGGCACCGGCATCTCCTACGGCCACCGCTTCCGGGCGAGCCGGCCGACCACTCTGGCCACCATCCCGGTCGGCTACGCCGATGGCTACAGCCGGCACCTTTCGTGCCAGGGTGAGGTCCTGGTGCGCGGCCAGCGGGCAACAGTGGCCGGCACGGTCTGCATGGACTGGACGCTGATCGACGTCAGCCACATCCCCGATGTCGCCGTCGGCGATCAGGTCACCCTGCTCGGCCGCGACAACGGCAATCTCATCAGTGCTGACGAATGGGCGGCAAAAGTGGGGAGCATCTCCTACGAGGTCTTCTGCCAGGTGAGTAAACGGGTGCCGCGCATTTATCGGGGCGAGGAGTGA
- a CDS encoding ASKHA domain-containing protein, translated as MRGKALLLALDLGTTTLAGRLLGRDGAVLAEAKRPNPQAVLGSDIIRRLEASLRGEGKRLQTLLAEGVEAVISELLATAGAPRTALCAAAAAGNPGICSLLRNLSAEPILFPPHRPQERQGVFLPPTSLGLELPIPLYLFPLVSGYVGGDLVAFLFGQQPHAPGSFYLDVGTNGEMALYDGRRWWTTSVAAGPAFEGGEISCGMPVTTGAVTGVRLEGESMRLQVFGGGPPRGLAGSGLVEAVAVALEAGLLDASGRIVAPDEVTTNLVRHVVETPAGLALRLYRDATCELLLSQQDIRSLQLAKGAVRAGVECLLQRAGLDAGRLGEVVVTGAFGFSLAPVALKRVAMLPANMVDRVRFVPGGALGGVARLLCEPEGPARVQALADSLQTYPLSGTPAFEKAFLRALDF; from the coding sequence GTGAGGGGTAAGGCGTTACTTCTGGCCCTCGACCTTGGCACCACCACTCTGGCCGGCCGCCTGCTCGGCCGGGACGGCGCGGTACTCGCCGAGGCGAAGAGGCCCAATCCGCAAGCGGTGCTGGGCAGCGATATCATCCGTCGGCTGGAAGCGTCTCTGCGTGGTGAGGGGAAGCGTCTGCAGACCCTGCTGGCCGAAGGGGTCGAAGCGGTAATTTCAGAGCTGCTGGCCACGGCCGGTGCGCCGCGCACGGCCCTCTGCGCCGCGGCCGCGGCCGGTAACCCGGGCATCTGTAGCCTGCTGCGCAACCTGTCCGCCGAGCCGATCCTTTTTCCACCGCATCGTCCGCAGGAGCGGCAGGGGGTATTCCTGCCTCCGACCAGCCTCGGCCTCGAGCTGCCCATCCCCCTCTATCTGTTCCCCCTGGTCAGCGGCTATGTCGGCGGCGACCTGGTGGCCTTCCTCTTCGGTCAGCAACCCCACGCTCCCGGCAGTTTTTACCTCGACGTCGGCACCAACGGGGAGATGGCCCTCTACGACGGCAGACGCTGGTGGACGACGTCGGTGGCGGCGGGACCGGCCTTCGAGGGGGGCGAAATCTCCTGCGGCATGCCGGTGACGACGGGAGCGGTGACGGGTGTCCGCCTTGAGGGGGAGTCGATGCGATTGCAGGTGTTCGGCGGTGGCCCGCCCCGGGGCTTGGCCGGAAGCGGTCTGGTCGAGGCCGTTGCCGTCGCCCTGGAGGCCGGACTGCTCGACGCCTCCGGGCGGATCGTCGCGCCGGACGAGGTGACCACCAATCTCGTCCGTCATGTCGTCGAGACGCCTGCCGGGCTGGCACTGCGGCTTTACCGTGACGCCACCTGTGAGCTGCTGCTGAGCCAGCAGGACATCCGCAGTCTGCAACTGGCCAAAGGGGCGGTGCGAGCCGGCGTCGAGTGCCTGTTGCAGCGTGCCGGGCTCGACGCCGGGCGGCTTGGCGAGGTGGTAGTGACCGGAGCCTTTGGCTTTTCCCTGGCGCCGGTGGCTCTCAAAAGGGTTGCCATGCTGCCCGCAAACATGGTAGATAGGGTACGCTTCGTTCCCGGCGGCGCGCTCGGCGGTGTCGCCCGCCTGCTGTGTGAGCCGGAGGGCCCCGCCCGGGTGCAGGCTCTGGCCGACTCTCTGCAGACCTACCCGCTCTCCGGCACCCCGGCGTTTGAAAAAGCTTTTCTGCGTGCCCTCGATTTTTAA
- the purH gene encoding bifunctional phosphoribosylaminoimidazolecarboxamide formyltransferase/IMP cyclohydrolase: MATIKRALISVSDKTGIVDFVRQLASFQVEILSTGGTATLLRKEGLAVKDVAEFTGFPEMLDGRVKTLHPKVHGGLLGMRDNPEHVAKMQEHGIEPIDMVVVNLYPFEATVAKPDCTLEDAIENIDIGGPTMLRSAAKNNRDVTVLVDHADYAAVLEEMKASGGTVARETNFRLAVKVYQHTAAYDGVISNWLGKKLSAEDAGFPPTLTLQFKKAQGMRYGENPHQSAAFYVEKELKEASIATARQLQGKELSYNNIGDTDAALECVKQFAEGPACVIVKHANPCGVALGATLLEAYSRAFATDPESAFGGIIAFNRELDAATAKAICDKQFVEVIIAPKVSSEASAIVAAKKNVRLLECGEWPAAPAARLDIKRVNGGLLVQDTDLELTAELKVVTRRQPTAKEMEDMLFTWRVAKFVKSNAIVYGKDGMTIGVGAGQMSRVNSARIAVIKAEHAGLQVPGSVMASDAFFPFRDGLDNAAAAGVTAVIQPGGSIRDEEVIAAADEHDIAMVFTGMRHFRH; encoded by the coding sequence ATGGCCACCATCAAACGTGCCCTGATCAGCGTCTCGGACAAGACCGGAATCGTCGATTTCGTCCGCCAGTTGGCTTCTTTCCAGGTCGAGATACTTTCCACCGGGGGCACCGCCACCCTGCTGCGCAAGGAGGGGCTCGCCGTCAAGGACGTTGCCGAGTTCACCGGATTCCCCGAGATGCTCGACGGCCGCGTCAAGACCCTGCATCCGAAGGTGCACGGCGGCCTTCTGGGGATGCGCGACAACCCCGAGCACGTGGCGAAAATGCAGGAGCACGGCATCGAGCCGATCGACATGGTGGTGGTCAATCTCTACCCCTTCGAAGCGACCGTGGCCAAGCCTGACTGCACCCTCGAGGACGCCATCGAGAACATCGACATCGGCGGACCGACCATGCTGCGCAGCGCCGCCAAGAACAACCGTGACGTCACTGTCCTGGTCGACCATGCCGACTATGCGGCAGTCCTCGAGGAGATGAAGGCAAGCGGCGGGACCGTCGCGCGGGAGACCAACTTTCGTCTGGCGGTAAAGGTCTACCAGCACACCGCCGCCTACGACGGTGTCATCTCAAACTGGCTCGGCAAAAAGCTCTCGGCCGAGGATGCCGGGTTTCCGCCGACGCTGACCCTGCAGTTCAAAAAGGCGCAGGGGATGCGCTACGGCGAGAACCCCCACCAGTCGGCGGCCTTCTACGTCGAGAAGGAGCTCAAGGAGGCTTCTATCGCCACCGCCCGCCAACTGCAGGGCAAGGAACTCTCATATAACAACATCGGCGATACCGACGCCGCCCTGGAGTGCGTCAAGCAGTTCGCCGAGGGGCCGGCCTGCGTCATCGTCAAGCACGCCAATCCCTGCGGCGTAGCCCTCGGCGCCACCCTTCTCGAAGCGTACAGTCGCGCTTTTGCCACCGACCCCGAGTCGGCCTTCGGCGGCATCATCGCCTTTAACCGCGAACTCGACGCGGCGACCGCCAAGGCGATCTGCGACAAACAGTTTGTCGAGGTGATCATCGCCCCGAAGGTTTCCAGCGAGGCTTCAGCCATCGTTGCCGCCAAGAAGAACGTGCGCCTGCTCGAGTGCGGCGAATGGCCGGCCGCACCCGCCGCCCGTCTCGACATCAAGCGGGTCAACGGTGGCCTGCTGGTACAGGATACCGACCTCGAGCTGACCGCCGAACTCAAGGTCGTCACCAGGAGACAGCCGACCGCCAAGGAGATGGAAGATATGCTCTTCACCTGGCGGGTAGCCAAGTTCGTCAAGTCCAATGCCATCGTCTACGGCAAGGACGGTATGACCATCGGCGTCGGCGCCGGCCAGATGAGCCGCGTCAATTCCGCCCGTATTGCCGTCATCAAGGCCGAACACGCCGGCTTGCAGGTGCCCGGATCGGTCATGGCCTCGGACGCTTTCTTCCCGTTCCGCGACGGGCTCGACAACGCCGCTGCGGCGGGGGTTACCGCCGTCATCCAGCCCGGCGGCTCGATCCGCGACGAGGAGGTCATCGCTGCGGCCGACGAGCACGACATCGCGATGGTGTTTACGGGCATGCGGCATTTTCGGCATTAA
- the purD gene encoding phosphoribosylamine--glycine ligase: MNILVIGGGGREHALVWKIAQSSMVERLYCAPGNPGIAEIAECVPLAVDSIEGLLAFAREKEIGLTVVGPELPLTLGIVDRFRAAGLAIFGADRAAARIEGSKAFAKDLMAKYGIPTAAYDTFVDRDLAVGFIERHGAPIVVKADGLAAGKGVVVAGSVEEAIAAVDSIMLGGAFGEAGRKVVVEEFLEGEEASFLAFTDGKVILPLASAQDHKPAYDGDQGPNTGGMGAYSPAPVVTPAIHEKIIETVLRPTIDGMAKEGCPYRGILYAGLMIKDGEIKTLEFNARFGDPEAQPLLARLKSDLVPVLLACARGDLAGIPLEWHDKAAVCVVMASGGYPGDFEKGHAIHGLEVAAQIDDLIVFHAGTVARDGQVVNAGGRVLGVTGLGETVAAAINKAYQGVQAISWKGAHYRTDIGKKALGRD; this comes from the coding sequence ATGAACATTCTCGTTATCGGCGGCGGCGGCCGCGAGCACGCCCTGGTCTGGAAGATTGCCCAGTCGTCCATGGTGGAACGCCTCTATTGCGCGCCTGGCAATCCCGGCATCGCCGAAATTGCCGAATGCGTGCCGTTGGCGGTCGACAGCATCGAGGGGCTGCTTGCCTTCGCCCGAGAGAAGGAGATTGGCCTGACCGTGGTCGGTCCCGAACTGCCGCTCACCCTTGGTATCGTCGACAGATTTCGTGCTGCCGGCCTCGCCATCTTTGGTGCCGACCGGGCGGCGGCCCGCATCGAAGGGAGCAAGGCTTTTGCCAAAGATCTGATGGCCAAGTATGGTATTCCCACCGCCGCCTACGACACCTTTGTCGACCGTGATCTGGCCGTCGGGTTTATTGAGCGACACGGTGCTCCCATCGTCGTCAAGGCCGACGGCCTGGCCGCCGGCAAGGGGGTGGTGGTCGCCGGCAGCGTCGAGGAGGCGATTGCCGCGGTCGACTCCATCATGCTCGGCGGCGCCTTTGGCGAGGCCGGCCGGAAGGTCGTCGTCGAGGAGTTCCTCGAAGGTGAGGAGGCCTCCTTTCTCGCCTTCACCGATGGCAAGGTCATCCTGCCGCTCGCCTCCGCCCAGGACCACAAGCCGGCCTACGACGGCGACCAGGGGCCGAACACCGGGGGCATGGGAGCCTACTCGCCGGCGCCGGTCGTCACGCCGGCCATCCACGAAAAAATCATCGAAACTGTCCTGCGGCCGACCATCGACGGGATGGCGAAAGAAGGGTGCCCCTACCGCGGCATTCTCTATGCCGGGCTGATGATCAAGGACGGCGAGATCAAGACCCTCGAGTTCAACGCCCGCTTCGGCGACCCCGAGGCGCAGCCGCTGCTCGCCCGGCTCAAGTCGGACCTGGTGCCGGTGCTGCTCGCTTGCGCCCGCGGCGACCTTGCCGGTATTCCCCTCGAGTGGCACGACAAGGCCGCCGTCTGTGTCGTCATGGCCTCCGGCGGATATCCGGGCGACTTCGAAAAGGGGCACGCGATCCACGGTCTGGAAGTGGCGGCGCAGATCGACGATTTGATCGTTTTTCACGCCGGAACCGTTGCTCGCGATGGCCAGGTAGTTAATGCCGGCGGCCGCGTCCTCGGCGTAACTGGCCTCGGCGAGACGGTTGCCGCCGCAATCAACAAGGCCTATCAGGGGGTGCAGGCCATCTCCTGGAAGGGAGCCCACTACCGTACCGACATCGGCAAAAAAGCTCTCGGGCGAGACTGA
- the purE gene encoding 5-(carboxyamino)imidazole ribonucleotide mutase, translated as MSDKPLVGILMGSDNDYEVMVEAGRALQQFGVPFEMTVSSAHRTPERTSRYVRAAQERGLKVLIAGAGAAAHLAGVVAAETTLPVIAVPIDSSSLQGLDALLAMVQMPAGIPVATMAIGKAGARNAGIFAVQILAAADADLARRLSDYKQELAAAVEVKAKTLQERLAADFKS; from the coding sequence ATGAGCGACAAACCCCTGGTTGGCATTCTCATGGGTAGCGACAATGATTATGAGGTCATGGTCGAGGCGGGGCGGGCACTGCAGCAATTCGGCGTCCCCTTCGAGATGACTGTCTCCAGTGCCCACCGCACGCCCGAGCGCACCAGTCGCTATGTCCGTGCGGCACAGGAGCGAGGACTCAAAGTACTGATTGCCGGGGCCGGTGCCGCCGCCCACCTCGCCGGGGTCGTTGCTGCCGAGACCACGTTGCCGGTGATTGCCGTGCCGATCGATTCCTCCTCTCTGCAAGGACTCGACGCCCTGCTTGCCATGGTGCAGATGCCGGCGGGCATTCCGGTGGCGACCATGGCCATCGGCAAGGCCGGCGCCCGCAACGCCGGAATCTTCGCCGTGCAGATTCTGGCTGCCGCAGACGCTGACCTGGCCCGCCGTCTCAGCGACTACAAGCAGGAACTGGCGGCCGCCGTCGAGGTCAAGGCCAAGACACTTCAGGAGCGCTTGGCCGCCGATTTTAAATCGTAA